One Mastacembelus armatus chromosome 10, fMasArm1.2, whole genome shotgun sequence DNA window includes the following coding sequences:
- the LOC113144522 gene encoding uncharacterized protein C3orf85-like, whose amino-acid sequence MKFVILLALVSGVFAASFMKEKEAKRFIRMKRQSGYWDPHHSQNQWGYTVQEQANEYWTAIRTDAQYYIDMSNLMFDRSVAIENNRLYMEMLRNARAHLDSQTGRQR is encoded by the exons ATGAAGTTTGTAATCCTGTTGGCTCTTGTAAGTG GGGTGTTTGCTGCCTCTTttatgaaagaaaaggaagcaaAGCGATTCATCAGGATGAAAAGACAGTCAGGATACTGGGATCCACATCACTCACAAAACCAGTGGGGTTACACTGTTCAGGAACAG GCTAATGAGTACTGGACCGCCATTCGAACAGACGCTCAGTACTACATAGACATGAGCAACCTGATGTTTGACCGCTCTGTTGCAAT tgaaaacaacagGCTGTATATGGAGATGCTCCGCAACGCACGAGCTCACCTGGACAGCCAGACAGGTCGGCAGAGATAG
- the LOC113144521 gene encoding neuronal acetylcholine receptor subunit non-alpha-2-like has product MEDALLKNLFQGYQRWVRPIQRANDTVKVRFGLKISQLVDVDEKNQLMTTNVWLCQEWIDYKLRWNPEKYGGITSIRVPSENIWLPDIVLYENADGRFEGSLMTKAIVKFNGAITWTPPASYKSACTMDVTFFPFDRQNCSMKFGSWTYDGNMVDLVLMDNQVDRKDFFDNGEWEILSATGAKGNRKDGMYSYPFITYSFILKRLPLFYTLFLIIPCLGLSFLTVLVFYLPSDEGEKLSLSTSVLVSLTVFLLVIEEIIPSSSKVIPLIGEYLLFIMIFVTLSIIVTVFVINVHHRSSATYHPMSPWVRNLFLQELPRLLCMRGHTDRYHYPELAPESPEVKPRSGGRRGGQRTNPGAHRQTTSEGKEEEAWATMLEKAIYSVRYISRHIRKEHFIHEVVQDWKFVAQVLDRIFLWAFLTVSVLGTILIFTPALQMFLKIPSPTASEDPPSN; this is encoded by the exons ATGGAGGATGCCTTGCTGAAGAATCTTTTCCAAGGCTACCAGCGCTGGGTCAGGCCCATCCAACGTGCCAATGACACTGTTAAAGTACGCTTTGGACTCAAGATCTCCCAGCTGGTTGATGTG gATGAAAAAAACCAGCTGATGACAACGAATGTTTGGCTGTGTCAG GAGTGGATCGATTACAAGCTACGATGGAATCCAGAGAAATATGGAGGAATCACTTCCATCAGAGTTCCCTCCGAAAATATCTGGCTCCCAGACATCGTCCTCTATGAGAA TGCTGATGGGCGGTTTGAGGGCTCCCTGATGACCAAAGCCATTGTCAAGTTCAATGGTGCCATCACCTGGACGCCACCTGCAAGTTATAAATCTGCCTGCACCATGGATGTCACCTTCTTCCCCTTCGACCGTCAAAACTGCTCCATGAAGTTTGGTTCCTGGACCTACGATGGCAACATGGTGGACCTGGTTCTGATGGACAACCAGGTAGATCGGAAGGACTTCTTTGATAATGGGGAGTGGGAGATTCTCAGTGCCACTGGTGCCAAGGGAAACCGTAAGGACGGCATGTACTCATACCCCTTCATCACCTATTCGTTCATCCTGAAGAGGCTGCCGTTGTTCTACACACTCTTCCTCATCATCCCTTGTTTGGGTTTGTCCTTTCTGACTGTCCTGGTGTTTTACCTTCCCTCAGATGAAGGAGAGAAGCTGTCACTCTCTACCTCTGTCCTGGTGTCGCTCACTGTGTTCCTTCTGGTCATAGAGGAAATCATCCCCTCTTCCTCCAAAGTGATCCCCCTCATTGGAGAGTACCTGCTTTTCATCATGATCTTTGTCACACTTTCGATCATCGTCACCGTATTTGTCATAAACGTACACCACCGCTCCTCTGCCACGTACCACCCCATGTCGCCGTGGGTTCGTAATCTTTTTCTTCAGGAACTGCCAAGGTTGCTCTGCATGCGAGGACACACAGACCGCTACCATTATCCAGAACTGGCCCCTGAAAGTCCTGAGGTGAAGCCTCGGTCTGGAGGTCGGAGAGGAGGCCAGAGGACAAACCCTGGTGCCCACCGACAGACAACCTCTgagggaaaagaggaggaagccTGGGCGACCATGCTGGAGAAGGCCATTTATTCAGTGCGCTACATAAGCAGACATATCCGCAAAGAGCACTTCATTCATGAG GTGGTTCAAGACTGGAAGTTTGTGGCTCAGGTGCTAGACCGGATCTTCCTTTGGGCTTTTCTCACTGTTTCAGTGCTGGGCACCATCCTCATCTTCACTCCAGCTTTGCAGATGTTCCTGAAAATCCCTTCTCCTACTGCAAGTGAGGATCCACCTTCAAACTAG